One window of the Halobacillus litoralis genome contains the following:
- the putP gene encoding sodium/proline symporter PutP: MSTATLITFIIYLIGMLGIGFAAYRLTSDLSDYVLGGRRLGPGVAALSAGASDMSGWLLLGLPGAIYAGGLSGAWIGVGLAIGAYLNWQFVARRLRVFTEIANDSITVPDYLENRFRDHSHVLRVISAAVILLFFTFYTSSGMVAGAKLFEASFALSYTQALWLGAIVTISYTFLGGFLAVSWTDFVQGILMFFALIAVPIVAISELGGWNEATNAVAQIDPSYLNMVQGVGALAIISSLAWGLGYFGQPHILVRFMALRSAKDVPKARLIGVGWMVLGLYGAIFTGLFGLAYINTADVADLSSFNAEVITEGGIQMLADSEKIFITFSQILFHPVIAGILLAAILSAIMSTIDSQLLVSSSALAEDFYKAIFRKNASEKELVWVGRFAVAAIALIAVLLAGNPDNTVLGLVSYAWAGFGAAFGPIIILSLFWKGITRNGALAGIIVGAVTVVVWADMLSGGIFDLYEIVPGFLLNTIVAIVVSKMGTPPKEIVEEFDKAASS, encoded by the coding sequence ATGAGTACTGCTACGTTAATAACGTTTATAATTTATTTAATCGGTATGTTAGGAATTGGTTTCGCTGCATACCGTCTGACAAGTGATTTATCTGATTATGTATTAGGTGGTCGTCGTTTAGGACCAGGAGTAGCTGCATTATCCGCTGGTGCATCCGACATGAGTGGCTGGTTACTATTAGGATTGCCCGGTGCGATTTATGCAGGTGGTTTATCCGGAGCATGGATCGGTGTAGGCCTTGCTATCGGTGCATACTTAAACTGGCAGTTCGTCGCACGCCGCTTGCGTGTGTTCACAGAAATTGCAAATGATTCGATTACTGTTCCGGACTATCTAGAAAACCGTTTCCGTGATCATTCCCACGTATTACGTGTCATCTCTGCAGCTGTTATCCTATTATTCTTTACCTTCTACACCTCTTCCGGTATGGTCGCTGGTGCGAAGCTGTTCGAAGCTTCCTTTGCTTTAAGCTACACGCAAGCGCTTTGGCTTGGTGCTATTGTAACTATTTCTTACACATTCCTAGGTGGTTTCCTAGCGGTAAGTTGGACAGACTTCGTTCAAGGTATCCTGATGTTCTTCGCCTTGATCGCAGTGCCAATCGTAGCTATATCTGAATTGGGTGGTTGGAATGAAGCGACAAACGCTGTAGCTCAAATCGATCCATCCTACTTGAATATGGTTCAAGGTGTCGGGGCGTTAGCTATCATCTCATCTCTTGCATGGGGACTTGGTTACTTCGGTCAGCCGCACATCCTTGTACGTTTCATGGCACTTCGTTCGGCTAAAGATGTTCCGAAAGCCCGTCTTATTGGTGTCGGCTGGATGGTTCTAGGTCTTTATGGTGCTATTTTTACAGGTCTCTTCGGTCTTGCTTATATCAACACAGCAGACGTTGCGGATCTCTCTTCCTTTAATGCTGAAGTCATAACAGAAGGCGGCATTCAAATGCTTGCTGACTCTGAGAAAATTTTCATTACTTTCTCTCAGATCCTGTTCCACCCAGTCATTGCTGGTATCTTGCTGGCAGCTATCCTATCTGCCATCATGAGTACCATTGACTCTCAATTGCTTGTATCTTCTTCTGCACTTGCAGAGGACTTCTATAAAGCGATTTTCCGTAAGAACGCTTCTGAAAAAGAATTGGTATGGGTCGGTCGTTTCGCCGTTGCTGCGATCGCCTTGATCGCCGTGCTTCTAGCAGGTAACCCGGATAATACTGTTCTTGGACTTGTATCTTACGCTTGGGCAGGATTCGGTGCCGCATTCGGTCCGATCATCATCTTGTCCCTATTCTGGAAAGGCATCACACGTAATGGTGCGCTTGCCGGTATTATCGTCGGTGCCGTAACCGTTGTGGTTTGGGCTGACATGTTAAGTGGCGGTATCTTCGATCTTTACGAAATCGTTCCTGGATTCCTATTGAATACCATTGTAGCGATTGTCGTTAGTAAGATGGGTACACCACCTAAAGAAATCGTCGAAGAATTTGATAAAGCAGCTAGTTCTTAA
- a CDS encoding diacylglycerol kinase, which translates to MKRARIIYNPTSGREVIRKVLPDVLQRFEQSGYETSAHATTCAGDAVKAAQYAVDHKFDVVVAAGGDGTINEVINGLAEQPHKPKLGVIPVGTTNDFARALHIPRNVHKAVDIILKDYTHPLDIGRVNDQYFMNIAGGGKITEVSYEVPSKLKTMIGQLAYYLKGIEMLPSIRPTYVEMEYDGKWFEGEIMLFLVSNTNSVGGLEKLAPSARMDDGLFDLMIIEKMNIAEFVRIATLAIQGTHLNHPKFIHTTASRVKVKTDEKMQLNIDGEFGGLLPGEFVNLYRHLDFFVPEEKFRVKEEE; encoded by the coding sequence ATGAAACGTGCCCGAATTATATACAACCCGACCTCTGGAAGAGAAGTCATACGCAAGGTTCTCCCGGACGTTCTACAACGTTTTGAACAGTCCGGTTACGAAACCTCTGCCCACGCCACAACATGTGCTGGAGATGCTGTGAAAGCTGCCCAGTATGCTGTCGATCATAAATTTGACGTTGTTGTCGCGGCTGGAGGAGACGGAACCATTAATGAAGTGATCAACGGACTTGCCGAACAACCGCACAAACCGAAACTCGGCGTCATTCCAGTCGGGACAACCAACGATTTTGCCCGTGCACTGCACATACCTAGAAACGTCCATAAAGCCGTCGATATCATCTTGAAAGATTATACCCATCCATTAGATATCGGACGCGTCAACGACCAATACTTCATGAACATCGCCGGTGGAGGGAAAATCACCGAAGTGTCCTACGAAGTCCCAAGCAAGTTGAAAACGATGATCGGTCAGCTCGCTTACTATTTGAAAGGAATCGAAATGCTGCCATCCATCCGTCCGACCTATGTCGAGATGGAGTATGACGGCAAATGGTTTGAAGGCGAGATCATGCTATTTCTCGTCAGCAACACCAATTCCGTCGGCGGTCTAGAAAAATTAGCTCCGTCCGCCCGCATGGACGATGGCCTATTCGATTTGATGATTATAGAAAAAATGAACATCGCCGAATTCGTACGAATTGCTACACTCGCGATTCAAGGCACCCATCTCAACCATCCGAAATTCATTCATACCACAGCAAGTCGTGTGAAAGTGAAGACAGATGAGAAGATGCAACTGAATATCGACGGGGAATTTGGTGGATTATTGCCCGGGGAATTTGTCAATTTATACAGACACCTGGATTTTTTCGTTCCAGAAGAAAAGTTCAGGGTGAAAGAAGAGGAATAA
- the gatA gene encoding Asp-tRNA(Asn)/Glu-tRNA(Gln) amidotransferase subunit GatA — MSLFDYTLRELQEKLHNKEITVTELVEESYKRIDEVDDQVQAFLTLNKEAAIAKAAELDNVRGSDESKLFGLPIGVKDNIVTKGLRTTAGSQILSNFEDPLYDATVVNKLNDAKSVTIGKLNMDEFAMGSSNENSSYSAARNPWNTDYVPGGSSGGSAAAVAAGEVPYSLGSDTGGSIRQPAAYCGVVGLKPTYGRVSRFGLIAFASSLDQIGPVTRNVEDNAFLLETIAGHDKMDSTSANVEVPKYTEALTGDVKGMKIAVPKEYLAEGVAAEVKEAVQSALKEYEKLGATWEEVSLPHSKYALSTYYLLSSSEASANLARFDGVRYGKRAEDAETMLDMFMRSRAEGFGDEVKRRIMLGTFALSSGYYEAYYKKAQQVRTLIKNDFEKVFQDYDVIIGPTTPTPAFKVGDKVDDPMTMYANDILTIPVNLAGVPGISIPCGFSSAGLPIGLQIIGNHFEEGTVYRAAHAFEQATEFHKQRPSLGGAR; from the coding sequence ATGTCTCTATTTGACTATACATTACGTGAGCTTCAAGAGAAGCTACATAACAAAGAAATCACTGTTACCGAGTTAGTAGAAGAGTCTTACAAGCGAATCGACGAAGTGGACGACCAAGTTCAAGCATTTCTTACATTAAATAAAGAAGCTGCTATTGCGAAAGCAGCTGAACTTGATAACGTGCGCGGCAGTGATGAATCGAAATTGTTTGGTCTGCCGATCGGTGTGAAGGACAACATCGTAACGAAAGGCTTGCGCACAACAGCAGGAAGCCAGATCCTTTCAAACTTCGAGGATCCACTTTACGATGCTACCGTCGTCAACAAGCTGAATGACGCGAAGTCTGTCACAATCGGTAAATTGAATATGGATGAGTTCGCAATGGGCTCTTCCAATGAAAACTCCAGCTATTCAGCAGCACGGAACCCTTGGAATACGGATTATGTGCCTGGAGGCTCCAGTGGTGGTTCTGCAGCAGCTGTAGCGGCAGGAGAAGTCCCTTACTCCCTTGGTTCCGATACAGGCGGTTCCATCCGTCAGCCAGCCGCTTACTGTGGTGTTGTCGGGCTGAAACCGACATACGGTCGTGTATCACGTTTTGGGCTGATCGCCTTTGCATCTTCTTTAGACCAAATCGGTCCAGTTACTCGAAACGTAGAAGACAACGCGTTTCTACTTGAAACGATTGCTGGTCATGACAAGATGGACTCTACATCAGCGAACGTCGAAGTGCCGAAATACACGGAAGCTCTTACAGGTGACGTGAAAGGCATGAAGATTGCTGTACCAAAAGAATACCTTGCTGAAGGTGTTGCGGCAGAAGTGAAAGAAGCGGTACAATCCGCTCTTAAAGAATATGAAAAATTAGGCGCGACATGGGAAGAAGTATCTCTTCCACATTCGAAATACGCGCTATCGACGTATTACCTGCTTTCATCTTCAGAAGCATCTGCCAACTTGGCCCGTTTTGACGGCGTCCGTTACGGCAAGCGTGCAGAAGATGCAGAAACGATGCTCGATATGTTCATGCGTTCCCGTGCAGAAGGCTTCGGCGATGAAGTGAAGCGCCGGATCATGCTTGGAACGTTTGCATTGAGCTCAGGTTATTATGAAGCGTATTATAAGAAAGCTCAGCAAGTACGTACTTTAATCAAAAACGATTTTGAAAAAGTGTTCCAGGACTATGATGTCATCATCGGGCCGACGACACCGACACCTGCCTTCAAAGTCGGAGACAAAGTCGACGATCCAATGACAATGTATGCAAACGATATTTTGACGATCCCAGTCAACCTTGCCGGTGTACCGGGTATCTCTATCCCGTGCGGATTCTCCAGCGCAGGCCTGCCTATCGGTTTGCAAATCATCGGAAATCACTTCGAGGAAGGTACGGTTTATCGTGCAGCCCATGCCTTCGAACAAGCGACAGAATTCCATAAACAACGCCCGTCCCTTGGAGGTGCGCGCTAA
- a CDS encoding CamS family sex pheromone protein: MRKWHALIIISSVLIVSACTPVFDNREEVIQETKDETNNQSAIVPNYSISDENYRMILTESSPKVSSARGVTTNQMGNRMDIDEFESGLRRHSKEHFSPEKYFFQPGQYLGHETLMEWLGRGEPAEDDEEKDTEGGLNPALDENEASEEDFREHPRFISNIVEQDYLVKKDENVVELEGVTIGISLRTVYNFTVEGRNYSEDHSTEELLQKGKEYADEILKRIRKREELKDVPVVFALYEEEEASSKVPGKFLSKAYAEGSDTALNGWDAINEEHILFPSDEAEERHFDDSQIFSDFRKEVSDYFPNFVGMIGNGFYVNDELQHVSIEIPIQFQSESEVVGFTQYVYSLVNEMFSEHYGVQVKIHNMDEPESLIVRKPGEQEPFVHVYE, from the coding sequence ATGAGGAAGTGGCACGCACTGATCATTATAAGTTCTGTGCTCATCGTAAGCGCGTGTACGCCCGTTTTTGACAATAGAGAAGAAGTCATTCAGGAGACGAAAGACGAAACGAACAATCAATCGGCAATCGTCCCGAACTATAGTATTTCCGACGAAAATTACCGGATGATATTGACGGAAAGCAGCCCGAAAGTTTCGAGTGCCCGTGGAGTGACAACGAATCAGATGGGCAATCGAATGGATATCGATGAATTCGAAAGTGGTCTACGTCGTCATTCTAAAGAGCATTTTAGCCCGGAGAAGTATTTTTTTCAACCTGGACAGTATCTCGGCCATGAAACTTTAATGGAATGGTTGGGCCGAGGAGAGCCTGCAGAAGATGATGAAGAGAAAGATACAGAAGGCGGATTGAACCCTGCACTAGACGAAAATGAAGCATCCGAAGAAGACTTTCGGGAGCATCCGCGTTTTATTTCCAATATCGTCGAGCAGGACTATTTAGTTAAAAAAGATGAAAACGTGGTGGAATTAGAAGGCGTCACCATCGGCATTTCATTGCGGACTGTCTATAATTTCACCGTTGAGGGCCGTAATTATTCAGAAGACCATTCCACTGAGGAACTGTTGCAAAAAGGTAAAGAATACGCCGATGAAATCTTGAAGCGTATCCGCAAGCGTGAAGAACTGAAGGATGTCCCTGTCGTCTTTGCTTTATATGAAGAGGAAGAGGCGAGCTCAAAAGTACCTGGAAAATTCTTGAGCAAAGCATACGCTGAAGGATCAGATACGGCTTTGAATGGATGGGACGCCATCAATGAGGAACACATACTTTTCCCATCTGATGAAGCAGAAGAAAGACATTTTGATGACTCACAGATTTTCTCTGATTTTCGTAAAGAAGTCTCCGATTACTTTCCTAATTTCGTTGGGATGATCGGCAATGGTTTCTATGTAAATGATGAATTACAGCATGTCTCGATCGAGATCCCGATCCAATTCCAATCTGAGTCAGAAGTTGTCGGTTTTACTCAATATGTATACAGTCTTGTCAACGAGATGTTTTCTGAACATTATGGAGTGCAAGTGAAAATCCATAACATGGACGAACCGGAAAGCTTGATTGTAAGAAAACCTGGGGAACAAGAACCGTTTGTACATGTCTATGAATGA
- the gatC gene encoding Asp-tRNA(Asn)/Glu-tRNA(Gln) amidotransferase subunit GatC: MSRISKDEVKHVANLARLAITEEEATTFTKQLDDIITYAEQLNELDTTGVEPTTHVLDLKNVMRKDEPKKWITQEDALKNAPDQKDGQFKVPSVLE, from the coding sequence ATGTCCAGAATCAGTAAAGATGAAGTGAAGCACGTCGCGAATCTTGCGCGTCTTGCGATTACGGAAGAAGAAGCAACAACATTCACCAAGCAGTTAGATGATATTATCACCTATGCAGAGCAGTTGAATGAACTAGATACCACGGGTGTGGAACCAACGACACACGTCCTTGATTTGAAGAATGTAATGCGTAAGGACGAGCCGAAGAAGTGGATCACGCAGGAAGATGCACTGAAAAATGCACCAGATCAAAAGGATGGGCAGTTCAAAGTGCCATCCGTATTGGAATAA
- the pruA gene encoding L-glutamate gamma-semialdehyde dehydrogenase encodes MVVPYKHEPFTDFTVEENRKALESALKQVEADLGKDYPLIIGGERIMTDDKIEVVNPANKKEVIGRVSKANQDLAEKAHQIADETFESWRKTKAQFRADILFRSAAIVRRRKHEFTAHLVKEGGKPWKEADADTAEAIDFLEYYGRQMLEIDKGVEINSRPIENNRFHYIPLGVGVVISPWNFLFAIMCGTTVAAMVTGNTVLLKPASSTPIIAYKMMEVLEEAGLPNGVINYIPGSGKEVGDYLVDHPRTRFVSFTGSRAVGTRIFERAAKVQDGQQWLKRTIIEMGGKDTIVVDNDSDLELAADAITYSAFGFSGQKCSACSRVVAHADVYDELLDRVVQKTREQVNYGDPKDNSNYMGPVIDQGAYDKIMDYIDIGKQEGKLMAGGKGDDSKGWFVAPTVFADLQPDARIMQEEIFGPVVGFTKAKSFDEAIEIANNTEYGLTGAVISNNRGHIEKAREDFHVGNLYFNRGCTAAIVGYHPFGGFNMSGTDSKAGGPDYLIHHMQGKTTSEML; translated from the coding sequence ATGGTAGTGCCGTACAAACATGAACCATTTACTGATTTTACTGTGGAAGAAAATCGGAAGGCTTTGGAATCTGCGCTCAAGCAGGTCGAAGCGGACCTTGGAAAAGATTATCCCCTGATTATCGGTGGGGAGCGGATCATGACGGATGACAAGATAGAAGTCGTCAATCCAGCGAACAAAAAAGAGGTTATTGGCCGGGTTTCAAAAGCGAATCAGGACCTTGCGGAAAAAGCACATCAGATTGCAGATGAAACGTTTGAGTCGTGGCGCAAGACGAAAGCGCAGTTCCGTGCCGATATCTTGTTCCGATCAGCAGCTATCGTGCGCCGCAGGAAGCATGAGTTTACCGCCCATTTAGTGAAAGAAGGGGGTAAACCTTGGAAAGAAGCGGATGCGGATACCGCAGAAGCGATTGATTTCTTGGAGTATTATGGGCGTCAAATGCTTGAAATAGATAAAGGGGTCGAGATCAATTCCCGTCCGATTGAAAACAACCGTTTCCACTACATCCCGTTAGGCGTAGGTGTAGTCATTTCACCATGGAACTTTTTGTTTGCAATTATGTGTGGAACTACGGTCGCGGCAATGGTTACTGGGAATACAGTTCTTTTGAAGCCAGCGAGTTCCACCCCAATTATCGCATATAAGATGATGGAGGTTCTAGAAGAAGCGGGTCTTCCGAATGGGGTCATCAATTATATACCAGGAAGCGGCAAGGAAGTGGGCGATTATTTAGTTGATCACCCGCGAACACGTTTTGTAAGCTTCACTGGTTCCCGTGCAGTCGGAACACGCATTTTCGAACGTGCAGCAAAAGTTCAGGACGGTCAGCAATGGCTTAAGCGGACGATTATCGAAATGGGCGGGAAGGACACCATCGTAGTCGATAACGATTCAGACCTTGAACTAGCGGCAGATGCGATCACATATTCAGCCTTCGGTTTTTCCGGGCAGAAATGTTCAGCCTGTTCTCGTGTGGTAGCCCATGCAGATGTTTATGACGAGCTTCTCGATCGTGTTGTACAGAAGACGAGAGAACAGGTCAACTACGGAGATCCCAAGGACAACAGCAACTATATGGGACCGGTCATCGATCAGGGTGCTTATGATAAAATTATGGATTATATCGATATCGGTAAACAGGAAGGCAAGTTGATGGCGGGTGGTAAAGGAGACGATAGTAAAGGCTGGTTCGTTGCTCCAACTGTTTTTGCTGACCTTCAGCCGGACGCACGGATTATGCAGGAGGAGATCTTTGGTCCAGTCGTCGGCTTTACAAAAGCAAAGTCGTTTGATGAGGCGATCGAAATCGCTAATAATACGGAATATGGCCTGACAGGTGCGGTCATTTCAAACAATCGGGGCCACATTGAAAAAGCACGCGAGGACTTCCATGTAGGGAATTTGTATTTCAATCGTGGATGTACAGCAGCAATCGTCGGCTATCATCCATTCGGTGGCTTCAATATGTCCGGTACAGATTCAAAAGCCGGTGGTCCGGATTATTTAATCCACCACATGCAAGGAAAAACAACATCAGAGATGTTATGA
- the gatB gene encoding Asp-tRNA(Asn)/Glu-tRNA(Gln) amidotransferase subunit GatB produces the protein MNFETIIGLEVHVELKTDSKIFSPSPNMFGDAPNTNVNPIDLGYPGVLPVLNEEAVNFAMKAAMALNCEIATDTKFDRKNYFYPDNPKAYQISQFDKPIGENGYIDIEVEGKKKRIGITRLHMEEDAGKLTHSDDGYSLVDYNRQGTPLVEIVSEPDIRTPKEAYAYLEALKNIIQYTGVSDCKMEEGSLRCDANLSIRPIGQEEFGTKTELKNLNSFSFVQKGLEFEEVRQERELLAGGEILQETRRYDEQTKETILMRVKEGSDDYRYFPEPDLVPLHIDEAWKERIFAQIPELPDARKKRYIEELELPEYDAMVLTNNKELSDFFEETIAAGGDIKQTSNWLMGEVSAYMNKQYKELHELEITPESLAKMIKLIEDGTISSKIAKKVFTELVENGGDPEKIVKDKGLVQISDEGQLTEIIVKIMDNNPQSIEDYKNGKDKALGFLVGQVMKETKGQANPPMVNKIILAEMEKR, from the coding sequence ATGAACTTTGAAACGATCATCGGACTTGAAGTCCACGTAGAACTGAAAACAGACTCGAAAATATTCAGCCCGTCTCCGAATATGTTCGGGGACGCACCGAATACGAACGTTAATCCGATCGACCTCGGTTATCCGGGCGTACTGCCGGTCTTGAATGAAGAAGCTGTTAATTTCGCAATGAAAGCGGCAATGGCTCTGAACTGTGAGATCGCCACAGATACCAAGTTCGACCGTAAGAACTACTTTTACCCAGACAATCCGAAAGCTTATCAGATTTCACAATTTGATAAGCCGATCGGCGAAAATGGTTACATTGATATCGAAGTCGAAGGTAAGAAAAAACGCATCGGCATCACCCGTCTTCATATGGAAGAAGATGCGGGTAAACTGACACACAGCGACGACGGCTATTCTCTTGTCGACTACAACCGTCAAGGTACACCGCTTGTCGAAATCGTGTCTGAGCCTGACATTCGCACACCGAAAGAAGCGTACGCGTATTTGGAAGCATTGAAAAATATCATCCAGTACACCGGCGTTTCCGATTGTAAGATGGAAGAAGGCTCATTAAGATGTGACGCCAACCTTTCCATTCGTCCGATCGGGCAGGAAGAGTTCGGTACAAAAACAGAGCTCAAGAACTTGAACTCCTTCTCCTTCGTACAAAAAGGACTTGAGTTTGAAGAAGTTCGTCAAGAAAGAGAGCTGCTGGCAGGCGGGGAAATCCTTCAGGAAACACGTCGTTACGATGAGCAGACGAAAGAAACGATCCTCATGCGTGTCAAAGAAGGATCAGACGATTATCGTTACTTCCCAGAGCCGGACCTTGTGCCCTTACACATCGATGAAGCCTGGAAAGAGCGGATTTTCGCACAAATTCCTGAACTTCCTGACGCTCGTAAGAAACGCTATATCGAGGAACTTGAACTTCCGGAATACGATGCGATGGTACTTACCAACAACAAAGAACTTTCTGATTTCTTCGAAGAAACGATTGCAGCCGGCGGGGATATTAAACAGACGTCCAACTGGTTGATGGGAGAAGTCTCCGCGTACATGAATAAGCAATACAAAGAACTTCATGAACTGGAAATAACACCAGAATCTCTGGCGAAGATGATCAAGCTGATCGAAGATGGCACCATCTCATCCAAGATTGCGAAAAAAGTCTTCACAGAGCTCGTGGAAAACGGTGGCGATCCTGAAAAGATCGTTAAAGATAAAGGATTGGTTCAAATCTCTGATGAAGGTCAACTGACTGAAATTATCGTCAAGATCATGGACAACAACCCACAATCGATCGAGGATTACAAAAACGGGAAAGATAAAGCGCTCGGATTCCTTGTCGGTCAAGTGATGAAAGAAACGAAAGGGCAAGCGAACCCACCGATGGTCAATAAAATCATTTTAGCTGAAATGGAGAAACGCTGA
- the rlmD gene encoding 23S rRNA (uracil(1939)-C(5))-methyltransferase RlmD — translation MAKPKPPVQKNETIELSFEDLTHEGNGVGKVDGYPLFVPYGLPGEKAEVKVVKVKKNFGFGKLLDIKESSEDRVEPPCDVFYQCGGCQLQHMSYQMQLDMKQKQVKDNMKKIGHLEHVPVHPTIGMDDPWRYRNKVQIPVGQKENGELMTGFYQKRSHNIIDMDTCLIQDEMNDRMVETVRRIASKHGIDAYDEQTHRGVLRHIMIRTGQTTKDIMIVLVTKTKKLPHKDKLIDEIRDAYPNVKSIVHNVNSAKTNVILGKETNVIWGDEYIYDMIGDIKFMISPKSFYQVNPTQTKKLYDQALEYADLRSGETVIDAYCGIGTISLFLAQKAKKVLGVEIVPEAVTDAKKNARLNKLENAEFYVGQAEELMPWWRNQGLRPDVIVVDPPRKGCDEELLKAMLDMEPDRIVYVSCNPSTLSRDLRILEDGGYETKEVQPVDMFPQTSHVECVTWLEKK, via the coding sequence ATGGCGAAACCAAAACCGCCGGTACAGAAAAACGAAACGATCGAACTCAGTTTCGAAGATTTGACGCACGAAGGCAATGGGGTGGGGAAAGTCGATGGCTATCCACTTTTCGTACCATATGGCCTTCCTGGTGAAAAGGCAGAAGTCAAAGTGGTGAAAGTAAAGAAGAACTTCGGCTTCGGCAAACTACTGGATATTAAAGAATCGAGTGAAGACCGGGTCGAACCGCCTTGTGATGTGTTCTATCAGTGTGGAGGATGTCAGCTTCAGCATATGAGCTACCAAATGCAGCTCGATATGAAACAGAAGCAAGTAAAAGATAACATGAAGAAAATCGGTCACCTTGAACATGTCCCTGTCCACCCGACCATCGGTATGGACGATCCGTGGCGCTACCGTAATAAAGTGCAAATCCCTGTCGGACAAAAAGAAAATGGAGAACTGATGACAGGATTTTACCAGAAACGAAGCCACAACATCATTGATATGGACACTTGTCTGATTCAAGATGAAATGAATGACCGCATGGTAGAAACGGTCCGCCGCATCGCTTCCAAACACGGCATCGATGCTTACGATGAACAAACCCACCGCGGTGTACTAAGGCATATAATGATTCGAACCGGCCAGACGACAAAAGACATCATGATTGTTCTTGTTACGAAAACTAAAAAGCTACCGCACAAAGATAAGCTGATCGACGAAATCCGTGATGCTTATCCGAACGTAAAGTCGATTGTTCATAACGTCAACAGCGCCAAAACAAACGTCATCTTAGGGAAAGAAACCAATGTTATTTGGGGAGACGAATACATTTATGACATGATTGGCGATATCAAATTCATGATCTCACCAAAATCGTTTTACCAGGTTAACCCGACACAGACGAAAAAGCTTTATGATCAAGCGCTTGAATACGCTGACTTAAGAAGCGGTGAAACAGTCATTGATGCATACTGTGGCATCGGTACCATCTCGTTGTTTCTCGCCCAGAAGGCTAAAAAAGTGTTAGGTGTTGAAATCGTACCGGAAGCTGTAACGGACGCGAAGAAAAACGCCCGTCTGAACAAACTGGAAAATGCTGAGTTCTACGTCGGACAAGCAGAGGAGCTCATGCCATGGTGGCGCAACCAGGGGTTGAGACCTGATGTTATTGTCGTTGATCCACCTCGAAAAGGCTGTGATGAAGAGCTGCTGAAAGCGATGCTTGATATGGAACCAGACCGAATTGTTTACGTATCCTGTAATCCTTCCACGCTTTCTCGTGATTTGCGTATTTTGGAAGACGGAGGGTATGAGACGAAAGAAGTTCAGCCTGTCGATATGTTCCCACAGACGAGCCATGTGGAGTGTGTGACGTGGCTGGAAAAAAAGTAA